A genome region from Haliotis asinina isolate JCU_RB_2024 chromosome 11, JCU_Hal_asi_v2, whole genome shotgun sequence includes the following:
- the LOC137256472 gene encoding zinc metalloproteinase dpy-31-like, whose protein sequence is MGTAFLRLLFLLLSYVLAKGEVRTIKKSSDDEATNSISESRTGDGTSVVSSSNVRKLLGKTFDFSSLVKATDTVELTLANQTLNRSAFTVDESNAMSLQSMLEEHSLSDIMYIAIKIARIEKKIADKFNYTLESLALEDIFDSDDDLVLTRKDVDEMEREINQESRSRRLKRKARVGARWSTTIPYNIDPVFFRHAAGMKAIKEGIHHWEEETCLKFEARKHTRSPILLFQQKGGCYSFVGKQSFSQTISIGRGCETKGVVAHEIGHALGFWHEHSRPDRDNYVTIHYENIQWGKGHEFYSKGWEEAESMGMPYDYSSLMHYDGTAFSRNWAKTITAKEADMDSTLGSRRNLSFYDVKLANLMYCSSKCEGGLSWDACRYEGYRDPKNCNRCKCPDGLTGDFCSDVKPGKGAVCGDRDLEAASEWQTLKSPNYGRSWYPANSECSWRIKVVGNFKRILVRFKGHFSFPCHSPCLEYVEIRNAELSKAGPRYCCNSAPKGNIVSHGNEMLILMRAYEGYRYGGFSLEYKTEPCGGCSSSTSRSGPACVDTQMYTCRGRYFVWCGNGICPRLIALLGQHLHWYN, encoded by the exons ATGGGAACAGCTTTTCTCAGACTGCTTTTCCTTCTCCTTAGCTATGTCCTAGCAAAAGGAGAAGTCAGAACCATAAAGAAATCTTCTGACGATGAGGCAACAAACAGTATTTCAGAATCACGAACTGGAGATGGAACTTCCGTTGTGTCATCGAGTAATGTCAGGAAACTTCTGGGTAAAACTTTCGACTTTTCGAGTCTTGTGAAAGCCACCGACACAGTTGAACTCACACTTGCCAACCAGACACTTAACCGATCTGCATTCACAGTTGATGAATCGAATGCG ATGTCACTTCAAAGCATGTTAGAGGAACACAGTCTGTCGGATATTATGTACATCGCCATCAAGATAGCACGCATCGAAAAGAAGATTGCTGACAAATTCAATTACACATTG GAGTCTTTAGCCTTAGAAGACATCTTTGACTCTGACGACGACCTAGTACTTACAAGAAAGGATGTGGATGAAATGGAAAGAGAAATAAATCAAGAAAGCAGGAGCAGAAGACTAAAGCGGAAGGCTAGGGTTGGAGCCCGCTGGTCCACAACCATCCCGTACAACATCGACCCAGTATTCTTTAGAC ATGCAGCAGGAATGAAGGCCATCAAAGAGGGTATTCACCACTGGGAGGAAGAGACATGCTTAAAGTTTGAAGCTCGAAAACATACTAGAAGTCCCATTCTGTTGTTCCAGCAGAAAGGAGG ATGCTACTCCTTTGTTGGCAAACAATCATTTAGCCAAACAATATCAATCGGACGTGGGTGCGAAACT AAAGGTGTTGTAGCCCATGAGATTGGCCATGCTTTGGGGTTTTGGCACGAGCATTCAAGGCCAGACCGAGACAACTATGTCACTATTCACTATGAAAACATCCAGTGGGGAAAAGGTCACGAATTTTACAGTAAAGGCTGGGAAGAAGCTGAATCGATGGGGATGCCATACGACTATTCTTCTCTTATGCATTATGATGGGACG GCATTCAGCAGAAATTGGGCAAAAACAATCACAGCTAAAGAGGCCGATATGGATTCGACTTTGGGTTCCAGAAGAAATCTTTCTTTTTACGATGTCAAACTTGCGAATTTGATGTATTGCAGCT CGAAATGCGAGGGAGGTTTGTCATGGGATGCGTGCAGGTATGAAGGGTACAGAGACCCAAAGAACTGCAACAGATGCAAGTGCCCAGATGGACTTACTGGGGACTTCTGCTCGGATGTGAAACCCGGAAAAGGAG CTGTGTGTGGGGATAGGGACCTTGAGGCGGCTTCAGAATGGCAGACACTCAAGTCTCCAAACTATGGAAGATCATGGTATCCAGCTAATTCAGAATGCAGTTGGCGAATAAAAGTAG TCGGAAATTTCAAAAGAATCTTGGTAAGATTCAAGGGGCATTTCTCATTCCCCTGTCACTCACCCTGCCTGGAGTACGTGGAAATAAGGAACGCTGAACTGTCAAAAGCTGGACCAAG ATACTGCTGTAATTCAGCACCCAAAGGCAATATTGTTTCCCATGGAAATGAGATGTTGATACTGATGCGGGCTTATGAAGGATACAGATACGGTGGCTTCTCTCTGGAATACAAGACTG